The genomic DNA GGCTAGGAGCACCAGGCCTTGGGTCCAAAGAAGGCTTCCCAGAGCGGCGAGGGCCAGGTAGGGTAGCCAGGGAAAGCCCAGGGCCCCGAGCAAGAAGGGCACCGCGGTGCGCAGGCCCGGCACGGAGGGGGCAACCAGCAAGGCCGAAGGGCCAAAACGGTTTAGGAGTCTGGTGGCCTGCTGCCTTAGCCTTTCGGGGAAGCGTTTTATCACCTTAGGGCCCAGGATCCGCCCCAGTCCGTACCCCATTCCGTGCCCCAGGTAGCTTCCCAGGAGGAGGATGGGGAGCAAGGGGAAGAGGGCCAGCCTTCCCTCCCCGGCCAGGGCTCCTAGGGCCAAGAGGAGGGTATCCCCTCCGGGTACAAAGAGGCCGAAGGGGAAGCCCACCTCCAGGAAGAGGAGTAGGGCTGGGAGAAGGTAGGTCCAAAAGTTCATCTCAGGAGGGTTGGACCGCTGGCTTACGCAGGGCCCAGAGGCTTCCCAAAAGGAGCATCCCCAGGATGAAGAGGCTAAAGGTCTCCTTGTCCAGGCCCACCACCAGCTCGGGGCGGTGGAGGACCTCCTTCATCAGCTTGTCCCAGCCGCCCAGGAGGAGCTTAACCCCGGCAAGCCCCACCACCCCATAGGCCAGGTGCTTGAACCGGGGGTAGCGGTCCAGGAGGGAGACCACCAGGCTGGCTAGCATCCTGAGGGCCAGTATTCCTAAGAAGACCCCGGTGTAGATGACCCAAAGCTTGTCGGAAAGGGCCACGGCCACCAGCACCGAGTCCACGGCAAAGGCCAGGTCCATGACCTCCACCTGGGCTACCGTCTTCCAGAACTGGGTGGCGCTCACCGCTAGGGGAGGTGGGGCGTGGGCGTCCTCGGGTTTCAGGAAGTGCCTGAGGGCGATGTAGAGGAGATAGGCGGCTCCAAGGACCTGAACCCACCACAGCTTTATGACCAGGGCAGCAAAGAGAAGGGCCAGGCCCCGAAGCACGTAGGCCCCCAGGATGCCGTAGAAAAGGGCTTTTCGCCTCAGGTGAACGGGTAGCTTTTGGACGATGACCCCCAGGATCAGGGCGTTATCAGCGGAGAGGATCACCTCCAGGGCCACCAGGATGAGGATCACGGAGAGAACGCTACCTTCCATGTCAACCTCCCAAAAAGATAAAGACCACCGCTTCCTGCGGTGGTCTCGCCCGGGCTTTCTGCCCCCAGCCCCCGGGGCTTAGGCCCGTCCTGACGGAAGGCTGGTATTGGGGCTACTCCCCAACCGGGGATATTGTGGCACATTTGCCCTCTTTTATCCAGGGGGAAGGTGAGCTTGGCTAGGCAAAGGGCTGGAAGGCAGGGTATCCTTGGGGGTATGGACGAGCGCCAGGAAGCCTTACCCGAAGGGGAAAAGGCATCTGGGGAGGGTTTGCCCACCAAGGAGCAGGTCCTCGAGGCCCTGAAGGTGGTCTACGACCCCGAGATTCCCGTGAACATCGTGGATCTGGGTCTGGTCTACGACGTGGAAATCCATGAAAACGGGGTGGTGGACCTCACCATGACCCTCACCGCCATCGGCTGTCCGGCCCAGGACATGGTGAAGGCCGATGCGGAGATGGCGGTGATGCGCCTGCCCGGGGTACAGGGGGTGAACGTGGAGTTCGTCTGGACCCCTCCCTGGACCCCTGCCCGCATGACCGAGGAGGGCAAGCGCATGATGCGGATGTTTGGGTTCAACGTGTAGGCGGCCTACCCCTTTCCCTGCCTCGCCGGGAGGGGTTTCCCCCACCTCGGCGGCTTCACCCAAGGCTGCCCTCTTCCGTCTTATCCCGGGCTTGGCCTGGGCGCACCACCACGGTATCGGCGATGAGGTCATGCCAGGCCTGGCGCCTGGGATGGAAAAAGGCCCACAGGTAGCCCAGGAGAAGGGGGAGGGTGGAGAGGGTCTTGCCGATCACCTCCCGTATGAAGGCGGTGAGCCAGTCCACGGGTTGGCCGTCCGTGCGGACCACCCTGAGGCCCAGGGCCATTTTTCCTGGGGTAGCCCCATACAAAGCGGTGAAGATCACGTAGTAGGCCCAGCTGGGTAGCCAGTTGAAGAGGAAATCCTGGAGGAAGGTGGTGCTTGCCGTCAAGGGGTTGATACCGGCAAGGGTCATTAAAAGAAAACTCAGGGGCACCAGGATAAGCCCGTCTATGAGGGAGGCTAGGAGCCGGCGCCAGGGGCTTGCGATCACCATAGGCCACCCCCCAGGTAGCGGTACTCGAGGCGGAACCCTTTCCGGCCGAGCAAGGAAACCAGCTGCTCGGTTTCCGAGGAAAGGCCCAGGGGAAAGCTCTCGCCCAGGAGCTCGTCCAAAAGTCCCTTGGGTTTTTTATAACGCACCAGGCGAAACTCCGCCAGGCCGGCCAGCTCTGCAGCGCGCCTGGCGGCGTCCTCCAGGTAGCCTTCCCGGTCCGCAAGTCCCAGGGCGATGGCCTGGGCTCCCGAGTAAATGCGGCCATCGGCCAGGAGCCGCACCCTCTCCGGGGAAAGGCGCCTTCCTTCGCTAACCCTGGCCAGAAAAAGCCGGTACGCCTCCCGCATATAG from Thermus albus includes the following:
- a CDS encoding DedA family protein, giving the protein MNFWTYLLPALLLFLEVGFPFGLFVPGGDTLLLALGALAGEGRLALFPLLPILLLGSYLGHGMGYGLGRILGPKVIKRFPERLRQQATRLLNRFGPSALLVAPSVPGLRTAVPFLLGALGFPWLPYLALAALGSLLWTQGLVLLAYLVGERLPAWLLWPVLLLLLALALLRRKPGG
- a CDS encoding TerC family protein, whose translation is MEGSVLSVILILVALEVILSADNALILGVIVQKLPVHLRRKALFYGILGAYVLRGLALLFAALVIKLWWVQVLGAAYLLYIALRHFLKPEDAHAPPPLAVSATQFWKTVAQVEVMDLAFAVDSVLVAVALSDKLWVIYTGVFLGILALRMLASLVVSLLDRYPRFKHLAYGVVGLAGVKLLLGGWDKLMKEVLHRPELVVGLDKETFSLFILGMLLLGSLWALRKPAVQPS
- a CDS encoding metal-sulfur cluster assembly factor, encoding MDERQEALPEGEKASGEGLPTKEQVLEALKVVYDPEIPVNIVDLGLVYDVEIHENGVVDLTMTLTAIGCPAQDMVKADAEMAVMRLPGVQGVNVEFVWTPPWTPARMTEEGKRMMRMFGFNV
- a CDS encoding RDD family protein; the encoded protein is MVIASPWRRLLASLIDGLILVPLSFLLMTLAGINPLTASTTFLQDFLFNWLPSWAYYVIFTALYGATPGKMALGLRVVRTDGQPVDWLTAFIREVIGKTLSTLPLLLGYLWAFFHPRRQAWHDLIADTVVVRPGQARDKTEEGSLG